The DNA segment TCACGTTTTCTCTTTTCCCTGCGGTGGTTGTCGCCTATCAGTATGGGTATAAAAAAGGCTTTATTACATTATTCGCGACTATTATTGCGTATGTTATTTTCCAAACCTACGGTTATCTAAGTAATGAAGGTATTGTTCGTATCGCTGACGTAGCCAAAGAATTAAAAGGCGGAATCTTTAAAGTTAGTGGCGATGGTATGGCGTTACTAATGGGTATGGGCATGATGTTCTACTACGCTATCACCGATAAAACGAATAAAGAAAACAATACGGGAGCAAATGCTGCACTCGTTGGCTTATTTTCTGAACGTATTCAGCGCATCAAAGATAACCGCTGGTACTTAGTCTTTAGTGGTGGTTTAACAGCTGTTGCAGCCACGGTTGGAATGCACCTTCTTGCTGAAGGTCCTGTTTCTATTCAATTGATGCAAGATGGTTTGAATGCAACTGATTCCGACGTCGCTTCAGCAGCCTTCCAAGCCGCACTTCTTGTATCATTGGCTCGCGCCATTAGCTTTGTACCATTAGTAGGTACAACGGCTATTACCACCGGTGTTTATAGCCCAGAAGGTATGAAATTCGTTTTCGTTGCAGGTATTGGATCCAGCATGTTCCTACCACCAGTGGTGGCTGAAATCGTCGCATTCTTCCTTGGTTGTATCATTATGTACGGTGAAATTGCCCTGCTTGAGCGTATTGCCCATGCACTTGATAAATTCCCTGCAGTTAAAGCGTGTGCAGATCATATTCGTACCGCCATTACTAAGATGCTTGAAATATCTTTACTTGCAGGCGGTATTATTGCTGGTAATGCTATTTACCCGGGTATCGGTGCAATGCTAATTATTGGCCTGTTCCTATTAAATAGCACTGCGAAGAAACCATTGGTTGCGATGGCAATTGGTCCTGTTGGTGTTATCTGTGTTGGTATTCTTGCTAACATCTTATATCTTTTCGGACTGTAACTTTCTTAAAAGCCCACAACTCTGTGGGCTTTTTTATGGCGAAATGTATGAATAATTTTACCTTGATGCACGAGCATATTCACCTTGATCTGTCAGCCGTTAAGAATGATTCAGATTGTTTACTTAACTGTTATGAACAAACCGTAAGAGAATTAAAAGATCTTAAAGAAAAAGGTGTTAACCGAATTGTTGAAGTGACGAACGTTGGTATTGGCAGAAATATTGAATATACCGAAAAAGTTCAACAGGAAACGGGGATAAACATTGTCTCTTGTACTGGTTTTTATAAGGAACCCTTTCTTCCAAAATGGGTACACTCTTGTTCAATAGAAGATCTATCTCGCTATATGACACAAGAAATTATTGAAGGCATTGACGGGACAAATAGAAAAGCGGATTTGATCGGTGAAATAGGCTCCAGCCTCAACCTTTTTACCGATACTGAGAAAAAAGTTTTTAGAGCTTCCGCAATCACATCAAAAGAAACAGGCGTCGTGATAACCACCCATACATCACTAGGCACGTTAGGTGATATTCAAATCGAAATTTTTAAAGATGAAGGCGTTGATTTAACTAACGTTATTATCGGTCATGTCGATTTATCTGGAGACATTGATTATATACGAAAGTTATTAGATTCTGGCGTAAATGTAGAATTTGATACCATTGGTAAAGTGTCCTATTTAAGCGACGAAATACGGGCTAAAATATTAAGTGATTTGGTCCATGAAGGCTATCAAGATCAAATTCTCATGTCGATGGATATTACTAGAAAATCACATATGAAAGAGTTTGGGGGTGTGGGTTATTGCTTCTTATTTGATAGCTTTATTCCCAAGTTATATGAACTAGGTGTGTCTGAAAAAAACATTGTTCAAATCTTAGAAAAAAATCCAAATAGATTAATAGGTGTCCAAGAATGAAAACATATCCGTTAGAGTCGATTGCTTTAGAACAGGCAAAGGAAAAACAATTCAAACTTGTTGATTGTATTGCTCAAGAATTTAATGGATCAGATTTCTTATCGATGGGTGACCTTGGTGTTGTCCCAGGTTTAAATCGACCTAAAATGACAAGCAAAATTGAAAAGGTCATCGCCAATTTTTTTGATGCAGAATCAGCCATGCTAGTACGTGGTGCAGGTACTGGCGCAATTCGTTCCTGTTTATTTGCTATGATCAAATCTGGAGGGACGATCTTAGTCCACGACGCTCCTATCTACCCAACGACAGAAGTCAATATTGAGGCCATGGGATTACATGTTGTACGCGCTGACTTTAATGATTTTGATAACCTTAAGAAGATGTTAGCGAGTACCGATATTGATCTTTGCCTTATTCAACATACGCGACAAAAACCAGATGACTCATACAACCTAGAGACCACGATTAAATTAGTAAATGAATATAATATTGAAACCTTGATTGACGACAACTATGCCGTAATGAAGGTCAATAATATAGGATCTGAATTAAACGCGACTGTCTCTACATTCAGTTCCTTTAAGTTGTTTGGCCCCCAAGGCGTCGGTGTTATTGTTGGTTCTAAGGATGTTATAGATAATGTACGCAGAGTTAACTACTCTGGTGGCTGCCAGGTTCAAGGTCATGAAGCGCAAGAAGTATTGAGAGGTTTGACATTTGCACCCGTGCAGCATGCAATACAATCAGAGGTCAATGAAGCGTTAGTTCAAATACTGAATACCGAACAGTACCCTTATGTGAAAACAGCATTTCTTGCTAATGCACAATCCAAAGTTCTTCTTGTTGAGTTCAATGAAAATATCGCTGAATTGGTAACACACGCGGCAGAAAAACTTGGGGGATTGCCTAATCCGGTTGGGGCTGAATCTAAGTATGAACTGCTCCCATTGTTCTATCGTGTCTCTGGCACTTTTATTAAATCTGACCCAACGTTAAAACAAAGAATGATCCGAATTAATCCTAATCGTGCGGGACATAATACGATTCTTCGCATCTTAGATGAAGCAGTCAACGCAATAAACTAATTGCAGGGAAGTACTAATCGAATAAGAAAGACACGGCGTTACCGCCACTTGA comes from the Vibrio sp. DW001 genome and includes:
- a CDS encoding YhfT family protein; its protein translation is MGVLEAAIATYSIPAIILMGVIGAVSAMLVNRGVAVFHDGLRPVMPEYIEGRLSRKALAATSFALSFGLIIGFGIPFSIGLPIILVHTLLLGTDIIGTACPDSKKGFYASAAVGAIYGIGILLGLESIVSFFNQLPVNFLGNLGKVGSLVVVTFSLFPAVVVAYQYGYKKGFITLFATIIAYVIFQTYGYLSNEGIVRIADVAKELKGGIFKVSGDGMALLMGMGMMFYYAITDKTNKENNTGANAALVGLFSERIQRIKDNRWYLVFSGGLTAVAATVGMHLLAEGPVSIQLMQDGLNATDSDVASAAFQAALLVSLARAISFVPLVGTTAITTGVYSPEGMKFVFVAGIGSSMFLPPVVAEIVAFFLGCIIMYGEIALLERIAHALDKFPAVKACADHIRTAITKMLEISLLAGGIIAGNAIYPGIGAMLIIGLFLLNSTAKKPLVAMAIGPVGVICVGILANILYLFGL
- a CDS encoding phosphotriesterase-related protein, coding for MNNFTLMHEHIHLDLSAVKNDSDCLLNCYEQTVRELKDLKEKGVNRIVEVTNVGIGRNIEYTEKVQQETGINIVSCTGFYKEPFLPKWVHSCSIEDLSRYMTQEIIEGIDGTNRKADLIGEIGSSLNLFTDTEKKVFRASAITSKETGVVITTHTSLGTLGDIQIEIFKDEGVDLTNVIIGHVDLSGDIDYIRKLLDSGVNVEFDTIGKVSYLSDEIRAKILSDLVHEGYQDQILMSMDITRKSHMKEFGGVGYCFLFDSFIPKLYELGVSEKNIVQILEKNPNRLIGVQE
- a CDS encoding aminotransferase class I/II-fold pyridoxal phosphate-dependent enzyme, with protein sequence MKTYPLESIALEQAKEKQFKLVDCIAQEFNGSDFLSMGDLGVVPGLNRPKMTSKIEKVIANFFDAESAMLVRGAGTGAIRSCLFAMIKSGGTILVHDAPIYPTTEVNIEAMGLHVVRADFNDFDNLKKMLASTDIDLCLIQHTRQKPDDSYNLETTIKLVNEYNIETLIDDNYAVMKVNNIGSELNATVSTFSSFKLFGPQGVGVIVGSKDVIDNVRRVNYSGGCQVQGHEAQEVLRGLTFAPVQHAIQSEVNEALVQILNTEQYPYVKTAFLANAQSKVLLVEFNENIAELVTHAAEKLGGLPNPVGAESKYELLPLFYRVSGTFIKSDPTLKQRMIRINPNRAGHNTILRILDEAVNAIN